From Psychrobacillus sp. FSL K6-2836, a single genomic window includes:
- a CDS encoding gamma-glutamyl-gamma-aminobutyrate hydrolase family protein yields the protein MSAIIGISSNLKEDLLSVPMSNVRAITQFGGVPIVLPNLVGDGIEEIAAAIDGLLLTGGGDIDPTLFGEEPLPGLGNIVPERDLFEVALIQKMLELNKPILGICRGAQIMSIAMGGDMYQDIYSQKEGPLLQHDQEAPNWHGSHFVEVTEGSLLRKIVGVDKFKVNSYHHQALRNMPVGFIVSGVASDGVIESFESTKHPFVMGVQWHPESLISKGDASSLAIFEAFMNACKK from the coding sequence TTGAGTGCTATTATTGGGATTTCGTCAAATTTAAAAGAGGATTTGCTGTCAGTTCCGATGAGCAATGTGCGAGCGATCACACAGTTCGGGGGAGTTCCGATTGTGCTGCCAAATTTAGTTGGAGATGGAATTGAAGAGATTGCAGCAGCAATAGATGGTCTATTATTAACTGGTGGTGGAGATATCGATCCGACGTTGTTTGGTGAAGAGCCACTACCTGGATTGGGTAATATTGTACCAGAGCGAGATCTGTTTGAAGTGGCACTAATTCAAAAGATGTTGGAGTTGAATAAGCCGATTCTAGGAATTTGTCGTGGTGCCCAGATTATGAGTATTGCGATGGGCGGGGATATGTATCAGGATATTTATTCGCAAAAAGAGGGTCCATTATTACAGCATGATCAGGAGGCTCCAAATTGGCATGGCTCTCATTTTGTAGAAGTGACAGAAGGGTCATTGTTACGCAAAATTGTTGGAGTGGATAAATTTAAGGTGAATAGCTATCATCATCAAGCGCTGCGAAATATGCCGGTAGGTTTTATCGTAAGCGGTGTTGCAAGTGATGGCGTTATTGAATCCTTTGAAAGCACAAAGCATCCATTTGTAATGGGTGTTCAGTGGCATCCCGAGAGCTTAATAAGTAAAGGTGATGCTAGTTCGCTCGCGATATTTGAGGCATTTATGAATGCATGCAAGAAGTAA
- a CDS encoding NAD-dependent epimerase/dehydratase family protein: protein MGKVLVLGGTRFFGVQLVDTLLKQGFDVTIASRGNVEDPFGDKVSRVKVDRLDVGDMQKNFVDTDWDIVFDQICYSSQEAIDAIDVFTEKTKKYVFTSSKSVYESVSTGKGFTEENFNPFEYKLNVGPKENFSYAEGKRQAEAAFFQRASFPVVAVRFPIVIGLNDYTERLNYYIRKVRDQEDVHFVNLDAAMDYISEEEAGDFLAWIGQSDFEGPINATSNGHVKMGELLEYIEEKVGKSAKVVATTEEESGSPYNISETWLISNVKAKSLGYEFKELKEYLPGLISDALANMNEK from the coding sequence ATGGGGAAGGTCTTAGTGTTGGGTGGAACAAGATTTTTTGGTGTACAGCTAGTCGATACTTTATTGAAACAGGGGTTTGATGTGACGATTGCCTCACGAGGAAATGTGGAGGATCCGTTTGGAGATAAAGTGAGTCGTGTAAAGGTCGACCGCTTAGATGTAGGCGATATGCAAAAGAATTTTGTAGATACGGACTGGGATATAGTATTTGATCAAATATGTTACTCCTCCCAGGAAGCGATAGATGCAATAGACGTTTTTACTGAGAAAACGAAAAAGTATGTATTTACATCTTCTAAATCTGTCTATGAATCAGTTAGCACAGGTAAAGGATTTACTGAAGAGAATTTCAATCCATTTGAATACAAGTTAAACGTAGGACCAAAGGAAAACTTTTCCTATGCTGAAGGTAAAAGACAAGCAGAAGCAGCATTTTTCCAGCGTGCATCTTTTCCTGTCGTTGCAGTAAGATTTCCGATTGTCATTGGGCTTAATGACTATACAGAGAGACTGAATTATTATATTCGCAAAGTAAGAGATCAAGAGGATGTGCATTTCGTCAACTTAGATGCCGCTATGGATTATATATCAGAGGAAGAGGCTGGCGATTTTTTAGCATGGATTGGACAATCCGATTTTGAGGGTCCAATTAATGCGACATCCAATGGACACGTAAAAATGGGAGAGCTGCTTGAATATATAGAAGAAAAAGTTGGGAAGTCTGCGAAAGTGGTTGCAACGACGGAGGAAGAGAGCGGATCACCATATAATATTTCAGAGACTTGGCTGATCAGCAATGTAAAAGCAAAGTCATTAGGATATGAATTTAAAGAATTAAAGGAGTATTTGCCAGGGTTAATAAGTGATGCATTAGCTAATATGAATGAGAAGTAG
- a CDS encoding metal-dependent hydrolase: MTGNTHIIGGLAASLAFAQVTDFEPILLVGAGVVGALIPDICHGGSTIGRKFKVLSKVINALFGHRSFTHSLLFLVLIAILLTSFVDNESIVMGILVGMASHYILDMATKNGIKLLYPLKITVRFPITTRTGGTVEYLVFAVLSLLTVYFGYGVFGNYF, from the coding sequence ATGACAGGAAACACACACATCATAGGAGGTCTTGCAGCAAGTCTTGCTTTTGCCCAAGTTACAGATTTTGAACCTATTCTATTAGTAGGTGCAGGAGTAGTTGGTGCCCTAATACCGGACATTTGCCACGGTGGTAGTACAATCGGTCGTAAATTTAAAGTATTATCCAAGGTGATCAACGCCCTTTTCGGGCACCGTTCCTTCACGCATAGTTTACTATTTTTAGTTTTGATAGCCATTCTTTTGACTTCGTTTGTCGACAACGAATCTATCGTTATGGGTATTCTTGTTGGTATGGCTAGTCACTACATATTAGATATGGCGACCAAAAATGGCATCAAATTATTGTACCCACTAAAGATAACGGTCCGATTTCCCATTACAACGAGAACAGGCGGCACAGTAGAGTATCTCGTATTCGCAGTATTATCACTACTTACTGTCTACTTCGGCTACGGCGTATTCGGAAATTATTTTTAG
- a CDS encoding ribonuclease H family protein encodes MKVRMEWVYKTPRGAEMEFFSEEVPAAQALLFSEDMERTGRLKQVTFVDRFDSSWTVKELKGYLKGIETEPHNVTVYFDGGYDRETKSSGLGCVIYYEQNGKAYRLRRNAPATGLESNNEAEYAAMHLGLQELDLLGVHHLPVRFIGDSQVVINHLNGEWPVIERDLTGWADRIEEKLLSLGIQAEYELVPRKKNGEADRLATQALNGIDIQAVIELVGD; translated from the coding sequence ATGAAGGTGCGGATGGAGTGGGTGTACAAAACGCCGAGAGGAGCGGAGATGGAGTTCTTTTCAGAGGAGGTGCCAGCTGCGCAGGCATTGTTGTTTTCGGAAGATATGGAACGTACAGGAAGACTAAAGCAGGTGACATTTGTTGATCGGTTCGATAGTTCTTGGACTGTGAAAGAATTGAAGGGATATTTGAAAGGTATTGAGACCGAGCCACATAATGTGACGGTATATTTTGATGGAGGATATGACCGTGAAACGAAAAGTTCTGGTCTGGGTTGTGTCATTTATTATGAGCAGAATGGCAAGGCTTATCGATTGAGACGAAATGCCCCCGCGACAGGTTTGGAATCGAATAATGAGGCGGAATATGCTGCGATGCATTTAGGGTTACAGGAATTGGATTTGCTGGGTGTTCATCATTTGCCTGTTCGGTTTATAGGTGATTCACAGGTAGTTATCAATCATTTAAACGGCGAGTGGCCAGTAATTGAAAGGGATTTGACTGGTTGGGCAGACCGAATTGAAGAGAAGCTATTGAGTCTTGGAATTCAAGCGGAATACGAGTTAGTACCGAGGAAAAAGAATGGGGAAGCAGACCGTTTAGCTACACAGGCTTTAAATGGTATTGATATTCAGGCTGTCATTGAATTGGTGGGGGATTAG
- a CDS encoding helix-turn-helix domain-containing protein has protein sequence MKYLGIEISKMRAELGFSQKELAKDICTQSTISRIEAGEVYPAIDTLLKIALKLQVPVEYFIEMLFHKNVLESEKLIKDIEFHLKEHNYQKVISIINSNKLDEDNVWLNLYLEYILLTSNYSLKQIDPDECIVSLKRILNFSNQTTIQFRFLHIKINNSIANIYGDKGESYKCLYHYNKILKEHIHKNYNDYKIYETLIIVLFNKCKILYDINDIDAALETANLGIQKAKESTFFFFTGQFLYYKGQCLEKKLAPVAEIREVYRQALFIFEFQELPFYIQAIKQNKKQYLD, from the coding sequence ATGAAATACTTAGGCATTGAAATAAGTAAAATGAGAGCTGAACTGGGATTTTCCCAAAAGGAGCTCGCAAAAGATATTTGTACACAGTCGACGATAAGTCGAATAGAGGCCGGAGAAGTTTATCCAGCAATAGATACTTTATTGAAGATAGCCCTAAAGCTACAAGTCCCAGTCGAGTATTTTATTGAGATGTTATTTCATAAAAATGTCTTAGAAAGCGAAAAACTTATAAAAGATATTGAGTTTCATTTAAAAGAGCATAATTATCAAAAAGTTATTTCTATTATTAACAGTAATAAACTTGATGAAGATAATGTTTGGTTGAACTTATATTTAGAATACATATTACTAACTTCAAACTATTCTTTAAAACAGATTGACCCTGATGAATGTATAGTTAGTCTGAAAAGAATATTAAATTTTTCTAACCAAACTACCATTCAGTTCCGTTTCCTTCATATTAAAATAAATAATTCAATTGCAAATATATACGGAGATAAGGGTGAAAGTTATAAATGTTTGTATCACTATAATAAAATATTGAAGGAACATATCCATAAAAATTATAATGATTATAAAATTTATGAAACACTTATAATTGTATTATTTAATAAGTGTAAAATACTGTATGATATCAATGACATTGACGCAGCTTTAGAAACCGCTAACCTTGGTATTCAAAAGGCTAAAGAATCAACATTTTTCTTTTTTACTGGGCAATTCCTCTATTACAAGGGTCAATGCTTAGAAAAAAAACTTGCTCCAGTTGCAGAAATTAGAGAAGTATACCGACAAGCTCTATTCATCTTTGAATTTCAAGAGCTTCCATTCTACATTCAAGCGATTAAACAGAATAAAAAGCAATATTTAGATTAG
- a CDS encoding putative bifunctional diguanylate cyclase/phosphodiesterase, whose product MQPTPNLDVNQLSLHKHSADKKNNHQKNSISNINSIEGTDSDQVFASSLTALELDLVNAIDRNQFELYYQPKVDAKKNLIIGAEALIRWNHPELGLILPNDFIPLAEKIGFINNIGKWVKKTACSQNKTWQEANLPAIPVSINLSASRFMEKDLVSSIQETLEETQLEAQYLEIEITETSILKNEEIVFSLLDELKNLGIKIALDDFGTGYSSLSHLHHFNGKIDILKIDRTFIQDLSIAKQEDANFIVHMIIQLSNQLKMDVIAEGVETMEQLEVLQNYNCNTVQGYLFSKPMPAYQFAELLKKQRIDPIR is encoded by the coding sequence ATGCAGCCCACACCAAATCTTGATGTAAATCAGCTTTCATTACATAAGCATAGCGCAGATAAGAAAAATAATCATCAAAAAAATAGCATTTCTAATATAAATAGCATAGAAGGAACTGATAGCGATCAAGTATTTGCATCTTCTCTGACTGCACTGGAATTGGACCTTGTAAATGCAATAGATCGAAACCAGTTTGAATTGTATTACCAACCTAAAGTCGATGCGAAGAAGAATTTAATCATTGGAGCCGAGGCCCTTATTAGATGGAATCATCCTGAATTAGGGTTAATCCTGCCTAACGATTTTATACCTTTGGCAGAAAAGATTGGTTTTATAAATAATATTGGAAAATGGGTTAAAAAAACTGCCTGTTCTCAAAACAAAACGTGGCAGGAAGCAAACTTACCTGCTATTCCAGTTTCTATCAATCTATCAGCTTCTCGCTTCATGGAGAAAGATTTAGTCAGCAGTATACAGGAAACACTGGAAGAAACTCAGCTTGAAGCCCAGTACTTAGAGATTGAAATTACCGAAACTTCTATTTTGAAGAACGAGGAAATTGTCTTCTCTCTATTAGATGAGTTAAAAAATTTAGGGATCAAAATAGCACTAGATGATTTTGGGACTGGATACTCTTCTTTATCCCATCTGCATCATTTTAACGGGAAAATTGACATACTAAAAATTGATCGTACGTTTATACAGGATTTAAGTATTGCCAAACAAGAGGATGCAAATTTCATCGTACATATGATTATTCAATTATCAAACCAATTGAAAATGGATGTAATCGCAGAAGGCGTCGAAACTATGGAGCAATTGGAGGTTCTACAAAACTATAATTGCAATACGGTGCAAGGCTATTTGTTCTCCAAACCAATGCCTGCGTATCAGTTTGCCGAGTTATTGAAAAAACAGAGGATCGATCCTATTCGTTGA
- a CDS encoding LacI family DNA-binding transcriptional regulator, whose translation MKKNVTIRDVAKESGLSIATVSRYLNGKGYLSEQSEKKIKEVMERLDYKPNEVARSLSIGKTNTIALIIPDITNPFFPELVVAIEGVARTRGYSLFLINTPEELLHSNGFWRSLESRFIDGLILGSFQFTGEVLKGMENMNLPFVRIDRAVGDDENNSFGVDNSEGAKLAVEHLIEVGCKKIAHISGPSSYPSSSERLKGYREAMKRYLPFQEECIYEGDFSLESGQKLIKQLLNDHRDCDGIFFGNDLMAIGGLKTLKQMNIQVPEEIAIIGFDGIQLTQMVDPEISTIEQPIYELGKLATTHLIDMIEKKNEGSDYVKLDVRLRERESTLGKHPGGAILPIK comes from the coding sequence GTGAAAAAAAATGTAACGATTAGAGATGTAGCAAAAGAATCGGGTTTATCCATCGCTACTGTTTCAAGATATCTAAACGGCAAAGGCTATTTAAGTGAGCAATCAGAGAAAAAAATTAAAGAAGTAATGGAACGACTAGATTATAAGCCAAATGAAGTAGCAAGGAGTCTATCTATTGGAAAAACGAATACGATTGCACTAATTATACCAGATATCACGAATCCATTCTTTCCCGAATTAGTAGTCGCCATTGAAGGCGTTGCAAGAACAAGAGGCTATAGCTTATTTTTAATAAATACACCAGAAGAGCTGCTTCATTCAAACGGTTTTTGGAGAAGTCTTGAAAGTCGATTTATCGATGGTTTGATTTTGGGGTCCTTTCAATTCACTGGAGAGGTATTAAAAGGGATGGAGAATATGAATCTACCTTTTGTTCGTATTGACCGTGCGGTAGGTGATGATGAAAATAATTCCTTCGGCGTGGATAACAGCGAAGGGGCTAAACTCGCAGTGGAGCATTTAATCGAGGTAGGTTGTAAGAAAATTGCCCATATAAGTGGACCAAGCTCTTATCCTTCTTCCTCAGAGAGGCTGAAAGGCTACCGAGAAGCGATGAAACGATATCTTCCTTTTCAGGAAGAATGCATTTATGAAGGTGATTTCTCTTTAGAAAGTGGTCAAAAGCTCATAAAACAGTTATTGAATGATCATAGAGATTGTGATGGTATTTTTTTCGGAAACGATCTTATGGCAATCGGTGGACTAAAAACGTTAAAGCAAATGAATATTCAAGTGCCAGAAGAAATAGCGATTATTGGATTTGATGGAATTCAACTAACTCAAATGGTGGACCCTGAAATTAGTACGATTGAACAACCAATTTATGAATTGGGGAAACTCGCAACTACTCACCTAATCGACATGATTGAAAAAAAGAATGAAGGCAGTGATTATGTTAAGTTAGATGTGCGTTTGAGGGAAAGGGAGTCTACTTTGGGGAAACACCCCGGTGGAGCAATTCTTCCTATTAAATAG
- a CDS encoding ADP-ribosylglycohydrolase family protein yields MLHENYLEKVYAGFLGMNVGIRLGAPLEPTEWTFERILQVHGDIKGYVKDYNMFSADDDANGPLFFIRALYDDAKDREVRAEDVGKAWLNYCREGIGMIWWGGEGISTEHNAYLNLKNGIQAPKSGSVEQNGIVLAEQIGGQILIDSWGLIYPQNVEKAAHFAEIAASVSHDKEGLYGARFMAACISKAFTATSISEIIDAGLSVIPKESVYASVVNAVLEFHLQKPEDFRECRNYLEAEWGYDKYPGICHIIPNAGVCILALLYGNGDFARTIEIATMCAWDTDCNAGNVGTITGVYGGTRGIPLHYRKPVNDCIVASSVSGYLNIVDIPTFSAELALLGYKMAGETPPDNLQNKVKNGEVFFDFELQGSTHGFKSDNPFKAFIQHSDKVGQGSLEVIFDRMYGDSQSKIFYKPFYRREEFNDEKYKPTFAPKAYSGQQVAVDMYLDKWQGSGIFIRPYIRNTFTKECMIFEKIELENHRWISVQFTIPDTSGALIDEIGYILESPSTSLERAFGAIYLKNFHIFGNSEYTIDFSKQAVEFLSITPFAHHNGKWSLNGDKMTCLSEGNCSSYTGNYYTKDAIIEFDVHPVSGDSHKMIFRAQGIQRHYLVGFDGVDKVSLILNDFGYERLITVPFIWGIGEKYRFQVQYKGKNIRFSIDDEIILEYEDDKITSGMIGIGCLDKGELDISSFKVKEVG; encoded by the coding sequence GTGTTACATGAAAATTATTTGGAAAAGGTGTATGCGGGATTCTTGGGAATGAACGTTGGAATTAGACTAGGTGCACCGTTAGAACCAACAGAATGGACATTCGAAAGAATATTACAAGTCCATGGAGACATTAAAGGATACGTTAAAGATTATAATATGTTTTCTGCAGACGATGATGCAAACGGGCCTCTATTCTTTATACGAGCTCTCTATGATGATGCGAAGGATAGAGAAGTTCGGGCAGAAGATGTAGGGAAGGCATGGTTGAACTATTGTCGGGAAGGCATTGGAATGATTTGGTGGGGTGGAGAAGGTATAAGTACAGAGCATAACGCCTACCTCAATTTAAAAAATGGGATCCAGGCTCCTAAATCAGGATCTGTTGAGCAAAATGGAATTGTGTTGGCAGAACAAATAGGCGGTCAAATTCTTATTGATAGCTGGGGGTTAATATACCCACAAAATGTTGAAAAAGCTGCTCATTTTGCGGAGATAGCTGCCAGTGTTTCTCATGATAAAGAAGGTCTTTACGGTGCAAGATTTATGGCTGCATGTATATCTAAAGCTTTCACAGCAACTTCCATTTCTGAAATAATAGACGCAGGATTATCAGTGATTCCCAAGGAGTCAGTTTATGCAAGTGTAGTGAATGCAGTTCTAGAATTTCATCTTCAGAAACCAGAGGACTTTCGTGAATGTCGCAATTATTTAGAAGCTGAATGGGGGTATGATAAGTATCCTGGAATATGTCATATTATCCCGAATGCAGGGGTATGTATTTTAGCATTACTTTATGGAAATGGAGATTTTGCAAGAACTATTGAAATTGCCACAATGTGTGCATGGGATACAGATTGTAATGCTGGAAATGTGGGGACAATTACTGGTGTATACGGCGGTACTCGGGGTATTCCTCTCCATTATAGAAAACCAGTAAACGATTGTATCGTTGCTTCCAGTGTCTCAGGCTACTTAAATATTGTGGATATTCCAACGTTTTCAGCAGAGCTCGCGCTATTAGGGTATAAGATGGCCGGCGAAACTCCGCCTGATAACCTTCAAAACAAAGTGAAAAATGGAGAGGTTTTCTTCGATTTTGAGCTTCAAGGATCTACACATGGGTTCAAATCAGACAATCCTTTTAAAGCATTTATTCAGCATAGCGATAAAGTCGGACAGGGATCGTTGGAGGTCATTTTTGACCGGATGTATGGGGATAGTCAAAGTAAAATATTTTATAAGCCTTTCTATCGAAGAGAAGAATTCAATGATGAAAAATATAAACCAACTTTCGCTCCTAAAGCATATAGCGGTCAGCAAGTGGCGGTTGATATGTATTTAGATAAATGGCAAGGCTCCGGTATTTTTATCAGACCATATATTCGTAATACCTTTACAAAGGAATGTATGATATTCGAAAAAATTGAACTCGAGAATCATCGATGGATTAGTGTACAATTTACAATTCCAGATACGAGTGGAGCATTGATAGATGAAATTGGATATATTCTGGAGAGTCCATCTACTTCGCTCGAACGTGCATTTGGCGCAATCTATTTGAAAAATTTCCATATCTTTGGGAACTCTGAATATACTATAGACTTTTCAAAGCAAGCTGTTGAATTTCTTAGTATTACTCCATTTGCACATCATAATGGTAAGTGGTCGTTAAATGGAGACAAGATGACATGTTTATCTGAAGGGAATTGTTCGAGTTATACAGGAAATTACTATACAAAAGACGCAATTATAGAATTCGACGTTCATCCAGTTAGCGGTGATAGCCACAAAATGATCTTTAGAGCGCAAGGAATTCAACGACATTATCTTGTAGGATTTGATGGAGTAGACAAAGTATCCTTGATCTTAAATGATTTTGGTTACGAACGTTTAATCACCGTACCCTTTATTTGGGGAATTGGTGAAAAGTATCGTTTCCAGGTTCAATATAAAGGGAAAAATATTCGGTTTTCTATCGATGATGAAATTATTTTGGAATATGAAGATGACAAAATCACTTCTGGAATGATTGGAATTGGATGTTTAGATAAGGGAGAACTAGATATCTCATCATTTAAAGTGAAGGAAGTAGGATGA
- a CDS encoding ADP-ribosylglycohydrolase family protein, giving the protein MVSFQDRVKGVLLSTALGDAMGATIEKLSYQEIKKQYGRVESLETKWYKADIPEEDRLGRMRGNGIITDDTLMTNALIQVYMTKKRHLDAYDMGDEFIKEIAYKKQYIPEFGKEAMIIDRLFYPEKNIFIRHVLANCEPREGGIGNMVNCGAAMYIAPIGIVNAGNPKAAYDEAILFAMGHQSSYGLEAAGVLAACVAKAFEPNITIGEIIETAIFFAKDGTKEAIQDLTTAAKELRTKNADMDEVIQVLQKKMEKYSPMKDDVHRKFEKLGIPSNHYTPSRLFSIEELPMALAFIVLNDGDFYTSIYDGVNSGRDTDSIGVMTGVILGAMQGVGVIKKEDIKLLEETNKTNFTLLAEQFTKVAEMIIKEDLALNQRRNSLFDSE; this is encoded by the coding sequence ATGGTTTCTTTTCAAGATCGAGTAAAGGGAGTTCTTCTATCAACAGCACTTGGTGATGCAATGGGAGCAACAATTGAAAAATTAAGTTATCAAGAAATCAAAAAACAATATGGCCGTGTAGAATCGCTAGAAACAAAGTGGTATAAGGCAGATATCCCGGAAGAAGACAGATTAGGGAGGATGCGTGGGAATGGAATAATTACAGATGATACATTAATGACAAACGCATTGATACAGGTGTATATGACAAAGAAAAGACATCTCGATGCGTATGACATGGGCGATGAATTCATTAAAGAGATTGCGTATAAAAAGCAATACATTCCGGAGTTTGGAAAAGAAGCAATGATTATTGATCGTTTGTTTTATCCGGAAAAAAATATTTTTATAAGACATGTGTTAGCAAACTGTGAGCCAAGAGAAGGCGGCATAGGGAATATGGTCAACTGTGGAGCAGCTATGTATATTGCACCTATTGGCATAGTCAATGCAGGTAACCCAAAAGCTGCATATGATGAAGCGATTTTGTTTGCGATGGGTCATCAAAGTAGTTATGGACTGGAGGCGGCTGGAGTATTAGCCGCCTGTGTTGCTAAAGCGTTTGAACCGAATATCACAATCGGTGAAATAATTGAAACCGCGATATTCTTTGCTAAAGATGGAACGAAGGAAGCAATACAAGATTTAACAACTGCAGCTAAAGAGTTACGAACGAAAAATGCTGACATGGATGAAGTAATACAAGTCCTTCAGAAGAAGATGGAAAAGTATTCACCTATGAAGGATGATGTGCATCGAAAATTTGAGAAACTTGGTATTCCATCGAACCACTATACACCAAGTAGGTTATTTTCTATTGAAGAGCTTCCGATGGCACTTGCCTTTATCGTATTAAATGATGGTGACTTCTATACTTCTATTTATGACGGTGTAAACTCTGGAAGAGATACAGATTCCATCGGTGTGATGACTGGTGTTATTTTAGGAGCTATGCAAGGTGTTGGCGTTATAAAGAAAGAAGATATAAAACTATTGGAAGAAACAAATAAAACGAATTTCACTCTTCTAGCAGAGCAATTTACTAAAGTAGCAGAAATGATAATAAAAGAGGATCTTGCGCTAAATCAAAGGAGAAACAGTCTATTTGACTCGGAATAA
- a CDS encoding extracellular solute-binding protein has translation MKKMLLLVLAFVMIFAAACSNDSDDASDATVDKDGVVTLKVVFKDEGPSNPVAVKYFANLEKALKEDKDLNVKFELVEMPQGNYAEKLNLLLMSGDIPDLIYFQGGDQQIANQDLLEDLTPYIEKSEYIKDIMLPHNEERIKNYPYLLWIKPLDSKTPVIRKDWFENAASSDALMVDPTVENYHTFFKEVVQNADGGKPSYAVTVAGDIAELDTIFKMAFGLNQTWLEQDGSYINSKVSEQEKAKLTFYNQLYEEGLLDPQYLTKQWDTKEEAFYDGDAAVITGTNGKVIDIYNGKMTQVNGADAELVVLPPAKGEYQGFIATDITKESRGLAISSQSKSKDVAFEVLDYLASPEGQVLDRLGFEGEHFNITDSGTELTEKYYNEWYSRFWEPEAFELEKPLVTPLLSEPAQNSRDLANEFYNPDNSFIIPEEFVSKWDAMENIYKDFSADVITGKRPVSEFDDYVKEWNEAGGAEITEYANETIK, from the coding sequence ATGAAGAAGATGCTTTTATTGGTTTTAGCTTTTGTTATGATTTTTGCAGCAGCTTGCTCTAATGATTCAGACGATGCGAGTGATGCAACAGTCGATAAAGATGGGGTAGTTACACTAAAAGTTGTATTTAAAGATGAAGGCCCATCCAATCCAGTGGCGGTTAAGTACTTTGCCAACTTAGAAAAGGCTTTAAAGGAAGATAAAGATTTGAATGTTAAGTTTGAATTAGTAGAAATGCCACAAGGTAACTATGCAGAAAAGTTAAATCTACTATTAATGAGTGGGGATATTCCAGATTTAATATATTTCCAAGGTGGAGATCAGCAAATAGCTAATCAGGATTTACTAGAAGATCTAACTCCTTATATTGAAAAATCCGAGTATATCAAAGATATTATGCTACCACATAACGAAGAAAGAATTAAAAACTATCCATACCTACTTTGGATAAAACCATTGGATTCGAAAACACCAGTTATTCGTAAAGACTGGTTCGAAAATGCTGCTAGTTCAGATGCATTAATGGTAGACCCAACAGTTGAAAACTATCATACATTCTTTAAAGAAGTTGTACAAAATGCAGACGGTGGTAAGCCATCTTATGCAGTAACGGTAGCTGGAGATATTGCCGAACTAGATACTATTTTCAAAATGGCTTTTGGCTTGAACCAAACTTGGCTAGAACAGGATGGAAGTTATATAAATTCTAAAGTTTCTGAGCAAGAGAAAGCGAAATTGACTTTCTACAATCAATTATATGAAGAAGGATTATTGGATCCACAGTATTTAACGAAGCAATGGGATACAAAGGAAGAAGCCTTCTATGATGGCGACGCAGCTGTGATTACCGGTACAAACGGGAAGGTTATTGACATTTATAACGGGAAAATGACACAAGTAAATGGTGCGGACGCTGAGCTTGTCGTACTTCCACCCGCAAAAGGGGAGTACCAAGGGTTTATAGCTACAGATATTACGAAAGAATCTCGTGGATTAGCGATATCTTCTCAATCTAAGAGCAAAGACGTGGCTTTTGAGGTGTTGGATTATTTAGCTAGTCCAGAGGGGCAAGTACTAGATCGTCTTGGCTTTGAAGGTGAACATTTTAATATTACAGATTCTGGAACTGAGTTAACGGAAAAATACTACAATGAATGGTACTCAAGATTTTGGGAACCAGAGGCTTTTGAACTTGAAAAACCACTTGTTACGCCATTATTAAGCGAACCTGCACAAAATTCAAGAGACCTTGCAAATGAATTCTATAATCCTGATAACAGTTTCATAATCCCTGAGGAGTTTGTTTCCAAGTGGGATGCGATGGAAAATATTTATAAAGACTTCTCTGCAGATGTTATTACAGGAAAACGACCAGTTAGCGAGTTCGATGATTATGTAAAAGAGTGGAATGAGGCTGGTGGAGCAGAAATTACGGAATATGCTAACGAAACAATTAAGTAA